The Astatotilapia calliptera chromosome 14, fAstCal1.2, whole genome shotgun sequence genome includes a region encoding these proteins:
- the slc19a3a gene encoding LOW QUALITY PROTEIN: thiamine transporter 2 (The sequence of the model RefSeq protein was modified relative to this genomic sequence to represent the inferred CDS: deleted 2 bases in 1 codon) produces MEAVKKWRSDWKYPTILLCIYGFFSTVKPLEPFLIPFLTGPDKNLTTEQVNNQIFPVWTYSYLSVLVPVFLLTDWLRYMPVVVFQCVMLFITTALLLWTASVPAMQATQFFYGVVTASDIAYFSYIYSVIDLKRYRKATSYSRSVQLLGYTVGSVLGQLLVSFDLMSYNNILVFTLVLTAIALLTSFFLPMPQKSMFFHQRRGRQNAAEQSNTINASLENGGGEMESGEGEPDAEKLEESIVTQSCGQVLLQLWRDFRHCYSSRQLLYWSVWWAMATCGYNQTVNYVQVLWEHVQPSQNFSIYNGGVEAVSNLLSAATAYGIGFTEVRWEQWGELALGGFSGLSAASLFLMTFTGNIWVCYSGYVVFKSLYMMLITIAMYQIAADLSMERYALVFGANTFGALALQTIITSVVVDSRGLGLAIIPQFTVYSSYFLVISVVFLLRGLFSLESTKKQKRDNSSRQR; encoded by the exons ATGGAGGCAGTGAAGAAGTGGAGATCAGACTGGAAGTATCCCACTATTCTGCTTTGCATTTATGGATTCTTCAGCACAGTTAAACCACTGGAGCCTTTTCTCATCCCATTTTTGACAGGACCAGATAAGAATCTGACAACTGAGCAG GTCAACAATCAAATTTTCCCAGTGTGGACATACTCCTATCTGTCCGTACTAGTGCCGGTGTTCCTTCTCACTGACTGGCTGCGTTACATGCCTGTAGTGGTGTTTCAGTGTGTTATGCTCTTCATCACCACAGCACTGCTGCTGTGGACAGCAAGTGTGCCAGCCATGCAGGCTACGCAGTTCTTTTACGGAGTCGTGACAGCCAGCGACATAGCCTACTTCTCCTACATTTACAG TGTAATAGATTTGAAGAGATACCGGAAGGCCACCTCTTACAGCCGCAGTGTCCAGCTCCTGGGGTATACAGTGGGCTCCGTGTTGGGTCAGCTGCTTGTCAGCTTCGACCTCATGTCATACAACAAcatcctggtgttcactctggTTCTCACTGCCATCGCTCTCCTCACTTCCTTCTTCTTGCCAATGCCACAGAAGAGCATGTTCTTTCATCAAAGACGTGGGAGACAGAATGCAGCAGAACAGTCAAACACAATAAATGCATCACTGGAAAATGGAGGAGGTGAAATGGAGAGTGGAGAAGGAGAGCCTGATGCTGAGAAGCTTGAGGAATCTATCGTTACGCAGAGTTGCGGCCAAGTCCTCCTCCAGCTGTGGAGGGATTTCCGCCACTGCTATTCCTCTAGACAGCTGCTCTACTGGTCTGTGTGGTGGGCAATGGCTACCTGTGGGTATAACCAGACTGTCAACTATGTGCAG GTGCTGTGGGAGCATGTGCAGCCTTCTCAGAACTTCAGCATTTACAACGGAGGCGTGGAGGCAGTCTCAAACCTCTTAA GTGCAGCCACTGCCTACGGGATAGGCTTTACTGAGGTAAGATGGGAGCAGTGGGGAGAGCTGGCCCTGGGTGGTTTCTCTGGACTGAGTGCAGCTTCACTGTTCCTCATGACTTTCACTGGCAACATTTGGGTCTGCTACAGCGGTTACGTCGTTTTCAAGTCACTGTACATGATGCTGATAACTATAGCAAT GTATCAGATTGCAGCTGATCTCTCAATGGAAAGATATGCACTAGTCTTTGGGGCAAATACCTTTGGAGCACTGGCTCTACAGACGATTATCACGTCTGTTGTAGTTGACAGTAGAGGGCTAGGCCTGGCCATCATTCCCCAG TTCACCGTGTATTCCAGCTACTTCTTGGTtatctctgttgtttttttacttcggGGTCTGTTCAGT TTGGAGAgcacaaagaagcagaaaagaGACAATTCCTCCAGACAAAGATGA